In Fodinibius saliphilus, a genomic segment contains:
- a CDS encoding aconitate hydratase produces the protein MSKPLNVTEKLIKSHLEDGEMVPGEEIGLKIDQTLTQDATGTMVMLELEAMELDEAQTELSCQYVDHNLIQTDFKNPDDHVFLKSAAERFGMWYSRPGNGVSHPIETERFAIPGKTLAGSDSHTPAAGCMGMLAIGSGGLDVAFAIAGEPLYIKMPKVLGVELKGELPDWVSAKDVVLEMLRRYDVDGATGYVIEYFGEGLKNLSTMDRHVIANMGTEMGATSTVFPADGEIRRFMESQERGHEFVELKADEGAEYDKYEELVLDDVEPLIALPSSPGNVVPVREVEGQDIYQSYVGSSANPGYRDFWIASEIVKDKTVNDNVSWDINPTSRQIIENMVKNNVMFNLVQSGARIHQAGCNGCIGMGQAPASGQNSLRTVPRNFPDRSGTPEDSVFLVSPETAAASALTGKITDPRDLEDLYNMKYPEFEHPDEIHVNTEMLTPPKPKEERGEIKKGPNISTMPDFDELKDFDVPVLLKMGDDISTDEILRAGAEVLPFRSNIPEISKFTLDVVDENFHDRAMDAKEEHGGHVVIAGENYAQGSSREHAAIAPRYLGMRAVIAKSYARIGWQNLINFGIPPLEFENEADYEDIDQGDVLAVNDIRSAIKNGNEVVIHNKTKDKKYTVKHTFSERQKEAVLHGGVINRFKAKKNGS, from the coding sequence ATGAGTAAACCACTAAATGTTACGGAAAAACTGATTAAAAGCCATCTTGAGGATGGTGAAATGGTTCCCGGCGAAGAAATTGGGCTTAAGATTGATCAAACCCTTACTCAAGATGCCACTGGTACAATGGTGATGCTTGAGTTAGAGGCGATGGAACTTGATGAAGCTCAAACAGAACTATCTTGTCAGTATGTTGATCACAATCTGATTCAGACGGATTTTAAGAACCCTGATGACCATGTATTTTTAAAATCTGCTGCTGAAAGGTTCGGAATGTGGTATAGTCGTCCGGGTAACGGAGTAAGTCACCCGATTGAAACGGAACGCTTTGCTATTCCGGGTAAAACACTGGCCGGTTCTGACAGTCATACTCCAGCAGCAGGCTGTATGGGAATGTTAGCAATTGGTTCAGGTGGTCTGGATGTTGCTTTTGCTATTGCCGGAGAACCATTATACATAAAAATGCCCAAAGTATTGGGAGTTGAACTTAAAGGAGAACTGCCTGACTGGGTAAGTGCAAAAGATGTTGTACTCGAAATGTTGCGCCGTTACGATGTTGATGGTGCTACCGGTTATGTTATTGAATACTTTGGTGAAGGGTTGAAAAATCTTTCAACTATGGATCGCCATGTGATTGCCAATATGGGTACCGAGATGGGAGCAACAAGTACGGTATTCCCGGCAGATGGTGAGATTCGCCGCTTCATGGAATCGCAAGAACGGGGCCATGAATTTGTAGAGTTGAAAGCTGATGAAGGAGCTGAATATGATAAGTATGAAGAGCTTGTACTTGATGATGTAGAGCCGCTGATTGCTCTGCCAAGCAGTCCCGGTAATGTAGTACCTGTACGTGAGGTCGAAGGACAGGATATCTACCAATCTTATGTAGGATCTTCAGCAAACCCGGGCTATCGAGATTTCTGGATTGCCTCGGAAATTGTAAAAGATAAAACAGTTAATGATAATGTCTCTTGGGATATTAACCCCACATCACGACAGATTATCGAAAATATGGTCAAAAATAATGTGATGTTTAACTTGGTACAATCAGGTGCACGCATCCACCAAGCAGGATGTAACGGCTGTATCGGGATGGGGCAGGCACCTGCATCAGGGCAAAACAGTCTGCGTACTGTGCCACGTAACTTCCCGGATCGCTCAGGAACCCCAGAAGATTCTGTCTTCTTGGTAAGTCCTGAAACGGCAGCTGCTTCGGCACTGACGGGGAAGATTACAGATCCTCGAGATCTCGAAGATCTATATAATATGAAGTATCCTGAGTTTGAGCATCCGGATGAAATTCATGTTAATACCGAGATGCTTACTCCACCAAAGCCTAAAGAAGAGCGCGGTGAAATCAAGAAGGGGCCCAATATATCTACTATGCCCGACTTTGATGAACTCAAAGACTTTGATGTGCCGGTATTACTTAAAATGGGTGATGATATTTCTACAGATGAGATATTACGTGCAGGAGCTGAAGTGCTTCCATTCCGAAGTAATATTCCCGAAATCAGTAAGTTTACTCTCGATGTAGTGGATGAGAATTTCCACGATCGAGCTATGGATGCAAAAGAAGAACATGGCGGACATGTTGTTATTGCCGGTGAAAACTATGCGCAGGGTTCCAGCCGTGAGCATGCTGCTATTGCTCCCCGTTATTTGGGTATGCGTGCAGTGATTGCTAAAAGCTATGCTCGTATTGGTTGGCAAAACCTGATTAATTTCGGTATTCCTCCGTTAGAATTTGAAAACGAAGCGGATTACGAAGATATCGACCAAGGAGATGTCTTAGCTGTGAACGACATTCGTAGTGCCATCAAGAATGGTAATGAAGTTGTTATTCATAACAAGACCAAAGACAAAAAGTATACTGTTAAGCATACTTTCAGTGAACGGCAGAAAGAGGCTGTTCTCCATGGTGGCGTTATTAATCGCTTTAAAGCGAAAAAGAATGGTAGCTAA
- a CDS encoding HU family DNA-binding protein — translation MNTSDLVKALADNWDMSQAETRRLLDTIVERLTENLANGNTFTIPDLGTFRLSTRGERESYNPHYEQYMKLPPKRVVDFSPSKGLKEDLKQVESDNE, via the coding sequence ATGAATACAAGTGATCTGGTTAAAGCACTTGCAGATAATTGGGATATGAGCCAAGCCGAAACGCGCCGGTTGTTGGATACTATTGTCGAACGGTTAACAGAGAATTTGGCTAATGGTAATACTTTTACAATCCCGGACCTTGGCACTTTTAGATTATCAACACGTGGAGAGCGGGAGTCATACAATCCTCATTATGAACAGTATATGAAATTACCGCCCAAAAGAGTTGTTGATTTTTCGCCCAGCAAGGGGTTAAAAGAAGATTTAAAACAAGTGGAGTCTGACAATGAGTGA
- a CDS encoding HU family DNA-binding protein has translation MSEKVTFQELIESIAEESDNTKQFTHDFLKDFVDVINNGLEQDGNVSIAGFGKFKLRHVTEREGYNPQTEEKMTIPAHNKVVFKPYKGVRELVNAPYAHLESELIETDESEDTTTEPTPKEDDTSEKSPSTSEESTEKTTEEKYREEDPFGFEAMSSKPSSKFSLEEGEEVTDEEEDIVEFKAETTEEQPDESAEDLEEFIGATQEAEEISESREKSDKQQEEITAESNTSEPIEAEDKEAEPSNKQIEESPFAPMSTTSDEESTDSDDQETQKDDRRAFDRKLPDRKSSSSLPLVVAAISILVLLAVGAWYFGMFSTNNPSQLASQKNISSAKANLQQGPNQETPSQKSSTNNRQQSQKTNSQKQSAQNQTTSNKSQQATNTNSSASQKREQHAITKGQTLWSIAEDKYGNPRLWPWIYGNNGSLNDPDLIIAGSSLAVPLPSGPRNNLTSSDSVGVAKGFLSTYQWYKKQDSPKAKNHLWGAKVYHSNIKNLADIPIDEADLSYANKAQ, from the coding sequence ATGAGTGAGAAAGTAACATTTCAGGAACTCATTGAGTCAATTGCCGAAGAAAGCGATAACACAAAGCAATTTACTCACGATTTCCTCAAAGATTTTGTCGATGTCATTAATAACGGTCTTGAACAAGACGGAAATGTAAGCATTGCCGGTTTTGGTAAATTTAAGCTGCGTCATGTAACAGAACGTGAGGGGTACAATCCCCAAACAGAAGAAAAAATGACCATTCCTGCACATAACAAGGTGGTGTTCAAGCCTTATAAGGGCGTTAGAGAACTCGTCAATGCACCCTATGCTCATCTAGAATCTGAACTTATTGAGACTGATGAAAGTGAAGATACCACCACAGAACCTACACCTAAGGAAGACGACACTTCTGAAAAGTCGCCTTCTACCTCAGAAGAATCAACAGAAAAAACGACTGAAGAAAAATATAGAGAAGAAGATCCTTTCGGTTTTGAAGCGATGAGTTCCAAACCTTCATCAAAATTTTCATTAGAAGAAGGTGAGGAAGTTACTGATGAGGAAGAAGATATTGTGGAATTTAAAGCAGAAACTACCGAAGAACAGCCTGATGAATCGGCCGAAGACCTTGAAGAGTTTATAGGAGCAACGCAAGAGGCTGAAGAAATTTCGGAATCACGAGAAAAGTCTGATAAACAACAAGAAGAGATTACAGCTGAGTCGAATACGTCTGAACCTATTGAAGCCGAAGACAAAGAGGCTGAACCGTCGAACAAGCAAATAGAGGAATCTCCTTTTGCGCCTATGAGCACAACATCAGATGAAGAATCTACTGATTCAGATGATCAGGAAACACAAAAGGACGATCGTCGGGCATTTGATCGGAAACTTCCCGATCGTAAAAGTAGCTCATCTCTACCTTTGGTAGTAGCGGCAATTTCGATTTTGGTGTTATTAGCTGTTGGGGCTTGGTATTTTGGGATGTTTTCAACAAATAATCCTTCTCAGCTAGCTAGCCAAAAAAATATATCATCAGCCAAAGCGAACCTACAACAGGGGCCTAATCAAGAAACACCTTCTCAAAAATCATCTACAAACAACAGACAACAATCTCAAAAAACCAACAGTCAAAAACAGTCGGCACAAAACCAAACGACAAGCAACAAATCTCAACAAGCAACGAATACAAACTCATCAGCTTCACAGAAAAGAGAACAGCACGCTATTACTAAAGGGCAGACCCTTTGGAGTATAGCTGAAGACAAGTATGGCAACCCACGGCTCTGGCCTTGGATATACGGTAATAACGGATCACTAAATGATCCGGACCTTATTATTGCCGGTAGTTCTCTTGCTGTACCCCTACCCTCGGGACCTCGGAATAACTTAACGTCTTCCGATTCGGTCGGTGTTGCCAAAGGTTTTCTATCTACCTACCAGTGGTATAAAAAACAGGATTCTCCGAAAGCTAAGAATCATTTGTGGGGAGCTAAAGTATACCATAGTAACATTAAGAACCTGGCTGACATCCCAATTGATGAAGCTGACCTTTCATACGCTAATAAAGCCCAATAA
- a CDS encoding Dabb family protein, translating to MIRHIVMWKLKDEAEGATKEKNAEKMKLILEGLKTNIDEIKNVEVGINISEDDEEAGSPHDVVLISDFETELDYTMYTRNDHHKKAVKFINSVIEDRHFVDYKVDT from the coding sequence ATGATTCGTCATATAGTAATGTGGAAATTAAAAGATGAAGCAGAAGGAGCCACAAAAGAAAAAAATGCTGAAAAAATGAAGCTTATTCTTGAAGGGCTCAAAACCAATATCGATGAAATAAAAAATGTAGAAGTCGGTATTAACATCAGTGAAGACGATGAAGAGGCGGGATCTCCGCACGATGTCGTACTAATTTCTGATTTTGAAACCGAACTCGACTATACGATGTATACTCGTAATGATCATCATAAAAAAGCAGTTAAATTTATTAACTCGGTAATAGAAGATCGTCACTTTGTAGACTATAAAGTAGACACTTAA
- a CDS encoding gamma-glutamyl-gamma-aminobutyrate hydrolase family protein: MNSKRPNIGVTGPDKGGRAAWWFTWFAILIQGGRAIHICPKEGIPDADIHGLVIGGGADVNPKRYGKSQLGELFSEDQKVSGIRQLLIRIATILFFPFIFFLRKLFSTTSVGIDNDRDEMELDLLGRAVEKGIPILGICRGAQLMNIYFGGTLHQDIENYYTEVPRPHSVWPKKKVKIDEQSKLFDVLGFGTVWVNAMHRQAVDEVGDYMTIVAREETGVVQAIEHQYHNFMLGVQWHPEYMPQVPSQRQIFKRMLEEAHGFVKNQK, translated from the coding sequence ATGAATAGTAAGCGACCTAATATTGGTGTAACAGGGCCGGACAAAGGAGGAAGGGCCGCTTGGTGGTTTACGTGGTTTGCTATACTTATTCAGGGGGGGCGAGCAATTCATATATGTCCTAAAGAGGGCATACCGGATGCAGATATTCATGGATTAGTAATTGGAGGGGGAGCTGATGTTAATCCTAAAAGGTATGGCAAATCCCAGCTAGGGGAACTATTTTCGGAAGATCAGAAAGTATCCGGCATCCGGCAACTGTTGATTCGTATTGCAACTATCTTATTTTTTCCCTTTATCTTTTTTCTGCGCAAGCTGTTTTCAACTACATCGGTGGGTATTGATAATGATCGCGACGAGATGGAGCTAGACCTGTTAGGCAGGGCAGTGGAAAAGGGAATTCCCATTTTAGGTATATGTCGTGGAGCCCAATTAATGAATATCTATTTCGGGGGGACCCTGCATCAGGATATTGAAAACTACTATACAGAAGTTCCTCGGCCGCATAGTGTTTGGCCCAAAAAGAAAGTAAAAATTGACGAGCAGAGTAAACTGTTTGATGTGTTAGGTTTTGGGACGGTATGGGTTAATGCCATGCATCGGCAAGCTGTGGATGAAGTGGGAGATTATATGACGATAGTAGCTCGGGAAGAAACTGGAGTCGTTCAGGCGATTGAACACCAGTACCATAACTTTATGTTGGGGGTACAATGGCATCCCGAATACATGCCCCAGGTACCATCGCAGCGACAAATTTTTAAACGAATGTTAGAAGAAGCTCATGGGTTTGTGAAAAACCAAAAATAG
- a CDS encoding amidoligase family protein, which produces MSYQFPPTKINADGKQRKVGLELEFAGIEPQKAAEIITSLYGGTIEKEHRYHYRIHDTSLGDFRVELDARILQKMAEHNIFDKLGIKLEEDSLRQSIEDVIDKMARSVVPMEIVMPPLAINELHELEKIRKGLQEAKAKGTYASFVNAFGMHINIESPDLNVSTLVDYLRSFMILYPWLLEVLNIDMSRRISPFVDPFPDKFVRKVLNPDYSPTQREMVNDYIDKNPTRNRPVDMMPIFELLEPELVNPVMEGEKNDPRPTFHYRLPNSRIDNPAWRFETEWEYWLQVELLAENKEMLNKLSRLYIFRKKETVISFKKEWVSTVNILLDLDE; this is translated from the coding sequence ATGAGTTATCAATTTCCTCCTACGAAAATAAATGCTGATGGGAAGCAGCGAAAGGTTGGTCTTGAACTTGAGTTTGCTGGCATAGAACCTCAAAAAGCTGCTGAAATTATAACTTCACTCTATGGAGGTACTATAGAAAAGGAACATCGGTATCATTACAGGATACATGATACCTCTTTGGGAGATTTTCGGGTAGAGCTTGATGCCCGTATCCTACAAAAGATGGCCGAACATAATATTTTTGACAAGTTGGGCATTAAATTGGAGGAGGATTCTTTGCGCCAGTCTATTGAGGATGTAATTGATAAAATGGCACGATCAGTTGTGCCTATGGAGATTGTAATGCCTCCCTTAGCAATTAATGAACTTCATGAGCTTGAAAAAATACGAAAAGGGCTTCAAGAAGCGAAAGCCAAGGGTACCTATGCTTCTTTCGTAAATGCGTTTGGAATGCATATTAACATAGAGTCCCCGGATCTGAACGTATCAACGCTGGTCGACTACCTGCGTTCTTTTATGATTTTATACCCGTGGTTGTTAGAAGTATTGAATATTGATATGTCACGACGTATTTCTCCTTTTGTTGATCCGTTTCCCGATAAGTTTGTTCGAAAAGTATTAAACCCGGACTATAGTCCCACTCAACGGGAGATGGTGAACGATTATATCGATAAGAATCCGACAAGAAATCGCCCGGTTGATATGATGCCAATTTTTGAATTGTTAGAACCGGAGCTGGTTAATCCCGTAATGGAGGGAGAAAAAAATGATCCACGGCCTACTTTTCACTATCGTTTGCCAAACAGCCGTATTGATAATCCGGCTTGGCGATTTGAGACAGAATGGGAGTATTGGCTACAGGTAGAATTGTTAGCAGAAAACAAAGAAATGTTAAACAAGTTAAGTCGGTTATATATTTTTCGTAAGAAAGAAACGGTTATCTCTTTCAAAAAGGAATGGGTAAGCACCGTAAACATACTATTAGACCTTGATGAATAG